One window from the genome of Cricetulus griseus strain 17A/GY chromosome 2, alternate assembly CriGri-PICRH-1.0, whole genome shotgun sequence encodes:
- the LOC103161380 gene encoding uncharacterized protein LOC103161380 isoform X1, producing the protein MPGNDVRRSHSSVRTQQRRALRSTAAALQMSTPAPGQSLKPIRAEGGPFSSTFSPATLSNLATGMEAHSCGLLLAQGPGIPRFCIWKPYPETERFRSKLREGHPFTEEV; encoded by the exons ATGCCTGGAAATGATGTAAGACGCAGCCACTCCTCAGTTAGAACCCAACAGCGGCGGGCGCTCAGATCCACCGCAGCTGCTCTCCAAATGTCAACGCCCGCGCCCGGGCAAAGCTTGAAACCCATCCGGGCTGAAGGAGGCCCCTTCTCATCCACATTTTCCCCGGCCACGCTTAGCAACCTGGCAACAG GAATGGAAGCCCATAGTTGTGGGCTGCTGTTAGCCCAAGGACCCGGTATTCCTCGGTTCTGCATCTGGAAACCGTACCCGGAAACGGAGAGGTTCAGATCAAA ACTGAGAGAAGGACATCCATTCACTGAGGAGGTATGA
- the LOC103161380 gene encoding uncharacterized protein LOC103161380 isoform X2 translates to MPGNDVRRSHSSVRTQQRRALRSTAAALQMSTPAPGQSLKPIRAEGGPFSSTFSPATLSNLATGMEAHSCGLLLAQGPGIPRFCIWKPYPETERFRSNQTERRTSIH, encoded by the exons ATGCCTGGAAATGATGTAAGACGCAGCCACTCCTCAGTTAGAACCCAACAGCGGCGGGCGCTCAGATCCACCGCAGCTGCTCTCCAAATGTCAACGCCCGCGCCCGGGCAAAGCTTGAAACCCATCCGGGCTGAAGGAGGCCCCTTCTCATCCACATTTTCCCCGGCCACGCTTAGCAACCTGGCAACAG GAATGGAAGCCCATAGTTGTGGGCTGCTGTTAGCCCAAGGACCCGGTATTCCTCGGTTCTGCATCTGGAAACCGTACCCGGAAACGGAGAGGTTCAGATCAAA ccaGACTGAGAGAAGGACATCCATTCACTGA